The genomic window GGCTAAAATTTTTGGCCGATGAACAATCGCCCGAGCAATAGCCACCCTTTGTTGCTCACCAACCGAAAGCTGTTCCGGAAAGCGTTCGGCCTTTTTTTCCAAACCAACAATTTTTAAAACCTGAGGAACGATTTCCTTAATAAATTTTCCCGGCGCGCCAATGACTTCCAAAGCAAAAGCGACATTTTCATAAACATTTTTATGGGTTAATAATTTAAAATCTTGAAAAACAACACCAATCTGTCTTCTTAAAACTGGCACTTCGTCGGGTTTAATTTTTGAAATATCCCAATCACCAATAATAATTTTCCCGCTCGTTGGTTTTTCTTCAGCGATTAATAACTTAATCAAAGTTGTTTTCCCTGCCCCTGATTGACCAACAACCGAAACAAATTCTTTTGG from Patescibacteria group bacterium includes these protein-coding regions:
- the ftsE gene encoding cell division ATP-binding protein FtsE, coding for MIKLVNVSKVYPPSTYALRDLNLYIEPKEFVSVVGQSGAGKTTLIKLLIAEEKPTSGKIIIGDWDISKIKPDEVPVLRRQIGVVFQDFKLLTHKNVYENVAFALEVIGAPGKFIKEIVPQVLKIVGLEKKAERFPEQLSVGEQQRVAIARAIVHRPKILAADEPTGNVDLINTREIIDLFKKINEMGTTIILVTHNREIVNYLKTRVVILEQGQIISDQPRGRYIL